The Halarchaeum grantii genome includes a window with the following:
- the glnA gene encoding type I glutamate--ammonia ligase — MTNGNYAADGGLSETEQDVLDEIEEKNVDFLRLQFTDIMGTVKNVSVPAEQAEKAFTDGIYFDGSSIEGFVRIQESDMRLKPDPETFSVLPWRKREDGASARLICDVINTSTGEPFEGDPRRVLKNAIDRAEEMGYEVNAAPEPEFFLFEEDEEGRATTELSDVGGYFDLAPKDLAADVRRDIIKGLEEMGFEIEASHHEVAESQHEINFEYDDALTTADNVGTFRTVVRAIAAEHDLHATFMPKPIAEINGSGMHTHFSLFEDGENAFHDEDDEFDLSETAHQFLAGILEHAPAITAVSNPTVNSYKRLVPGYEAPVYVAWSDRNRSALIRKPAARVPAASRIEARFPDPSCNPYLAFAALIHAGLDGIEQGLEAPDPVRENIYEFDEAKREEYGIETLPANLGEAVDALEADDVVQNALGEHITEKFIEAKREEHTGYRIQVSDWEKERYLEKF, encoded by the coding sequence ATGACGAACGGCAACTACGCTGCAGACGGTGGCCTCAGCGAGACGGAACAGGACGTTCTGGACGAGATCGAGGAGAAGAACGTCGACTTCCTCCGACTCCAGTTCACGGACATTATGGGGACCGTGAAGAACGTCTCCGTGCCGGCCGAGCAGGCTGAGAAGGCGTTCACTGACGGTATCTACTTCGACGGTTCCTCTATCGAGGGTTTCGTCCGCATTCAGGAGTCCGACATGCGCCTGAAGCCGGACCCCGAGACGTTCTCCGTTCTCCCGTGGCGCAAGCGCGAAGACGGCGCATCCGCCCGCCTCATCTGTGACGTCATCAACACGTCCACGGGCGAGCCCTTCGAGGGCGACCCGCGCCGCGTCCTGAAGAACGCGATCGATCGGGCCGAGGAGATGGGCTACGAGGTCAACGCCGCCCCCGAACCCGAGTTCTTCCTCTTCGAGGAGGACGAGGAGGGCCGCGCGACGACCGAACTCTCCGACGTCGGTGGCTACTTCGACCTCGCGCCGAAGGACCTCGCGGCGGACGTCCGGCGCGACATCATCAAGGGCCTCGAGGAGATGGGCTTCGAGATCGAGGCCTCCCACCACGAGGTCGCGGAGTCCCAGCACGAGATCAACTTCGAGTACGACGACGCGCTCACGACGGCCGACAACGTCGGCACCTTCCGCACGGTCGTTCGGGCCATCGCCGCCGAGCACGACCTGCACGCGACGTTCATGCCGAAGCCGATCGCGGAGATCAACGGCTCCGGGATGCACACGCACTTCTCGCTCTTCGAGGACGGCGAGAACGCCTTCCACGACGAGGACGACGAGTTCGACCTCTCCGAGACCGCCCACCAGTTCCTCGCGGGCATCCTCGAGCACGCGCCCGCCATCACGGCCGTCTCGAACCCGACGGTGAACTCCTACAAGCGCCTCGTCCCCGGCTACGAGGCCCCGGTCTACGTCGCGTGGTCCGACCGGAACCGCTCCGCGCTCATCCGCAAGCCCGCCGCGCGCGTCCCGGCCGCCTCCCGCATCGAGGCGCGCTTCCCGGACCCGTCCTGTAACCCGTACCTCGCGTTCGCCGCGCTCATCCACGCGGGTCTTGACGGCATCGAGCAGGGCCTTGAGGCGCCCGACCCGGTGCGCGAGAACATCTACGAGTTCGACGAGGCCAAGCGCGAGGAGTACGGCATCGAGACGCTCCCGGCGAACCTCGGCGAGGCCGTCGACGCCCTCGAGGCGGACGACGTCGTCCAGAACGCGCTCGGCGAGCACATCACCGAGAAGTTCATCGAGGCCAAGCGCGAGGAGCACACCGGCTACCGCATCCAGGTCTCCGACTGGGAGAAGGAGCGCTACCTCGAGAAGTTCTGA
- the lrp gene encoding HTH-type transcriptional regulator Lrp, whose amino-acid sequence MTYENLDAELINALLGDGRASLRSLAEELDVSVTTVSNHLSDLEDEGVIRGYTPIVDYDKLGYDVTAILQLKVEGGALPDLTDRLRAHKQMVSVYEVTGDYDVIAVGKFTDTDDMNTLIKELLGDADINESATSVVLDAAVENQQFQLDIDGE is encoded by the coding sequence ATGACCTACGAGAACCTCGACGCCGAGCTGATTAACGCGTTGCTGGGGGACGGGCGGGCGAGCCTGCGGAGCCTGGCGGAGGAGCTCGACGTGTCGGTGACGACGGTGTCGAACCACCTCTCCGACCTCGAAGACGAGGGCGTCATCAGGGGCTACACGCCGATCGTGGACTACGACAAGTTGGGGTACGACGTGACGGCGATCCTGCAGTTGAAGGTCGAAGGGGGCGCGCTCCCGGACCTCACCGACCGGTTGCGCGCGCACAAGCAGATGGTGTCGGTCTACGAGGTGACCGGCGACTACGACGTCATCGCCGTCGGCAAGTTCACCGACACCGATGACATGAATACCCTCATCAAGGAGTTGCTCGGCGACGCCGACATCAACGAGTCCGCCACCAGCGTCGTCCTCGACGCCGCTGTCGAAAACCAGCAGTTCCAACTCGACATCGACGGCGAGTAA
- the thsB gene encoding thermosome subunit beta → MSQRRMQGQPMVIMGDDAQRVKDKDAQEHNISAARAVADAVRSTLGPKGMDKMLVDDMGDVTITNDGVTILEKMDIDNPTAEMIVEVAETQEDEAGDGTTTAVAIAGELLKNAEGLLEQDIHPTAVIKGYNLASEKAREFVDEEAVDVDPDDEDLVRSVAETSMTGKSAEIDKELLSGLLYEALRAVSVDADDGSTVVDVANINIETQTGRAVSESELLKGATVSKDPVIDSMPTEFDDADVLLLNEAIEVEEANADTSVSIDSPDQLQQFLDQEEKQLKEKVQKIVDSGADVVLCQKGIDDMAQHYLAKEGILAVRRVKKSDVEFLKEVLGATIVSDLDALTEADLGRGSVRRDDEDELFYIEGTGETAHGVTLILRGSTDHVVDELERGVTDALDVAAQTISDGRVLPGGGAIEVEVADQLRNYADSVSGREQLAVEAFADSLELVPRVLAENAGLDPIDILVDLRSAHESGESRTGLNVLTGDLENSLDAGVVETAHAKEQAISSATEAANLVLKIDDIISAGDLSTDKGGDEGGPGGAGGMGGMGGMGGMM, encoded by the coding sequence ATGTCTCAGCGACGTATGCAGGGCCAGCCGATGGTCATCATGGGCGACGACGCGCAGCGAGTAAAGGACAAGGACGCGCAGGAGCACAACATCTCGGCGGCTCGCGCCGTCGCGGACGCCGTGCGCTCCACGCTCGGCCCGAAGGGGATGGACAAGATGCTCGTGGACGACATGGGTGACGTCACGATCACGAACGACGGCGTCACCATCCTCGAGAAGATGGACATCGACAACCCGACGGCCGAGATGATCGTCGAAGTCGCCGAAACCCAGGAGGACGAGGCCGGCGACGGGACGACGACCGCCGTCGCCATCGCGGGTGAACTCCTCAAGAACGCCGAGGGCCTCCTCGAGCAGGACATCCACCCGACCGCCGTCATCAAGGGGTACAACCTCGCGAGCGAGAAGGCCCGCGAGTTCGTCGACGAGGAAGCCGTCGACGTCGACCCCGACGACGAGGACCTCGTGCGCTCCGTCGCCGAGACCTCCATGACCGGCAAGAGCGCCGAGATCGACAAGGAACTCCTCAGCGGCCTCCTCTACGAGGCGCTCCGCGCCGTCTCCGTCGACGCCGACGACGGCTCCACCGTCGTCGACGTCGCGAACATCAACATCGAGACGCAGACCGGGCGCGCCGTCTCCGAGTCCGAGCTCCTCAAGGGCGCGACCGTCTCCAAGGACCCCGTCATCGACTCGATGCCGACCGAGTTCGACGACGCGGACGTCCTCCTCCTCAACGAGGCCATCGAGGTCGAGGAGGCCAACGCCGACACCTCCGTCAGCATCGACAGCCCCGACCAGCTCCAGCAGTTCCTCGACCAGGAGGAGAAGCAGCTCAAGGAGAAGGTTCAGAAGATCGTGGACAGTGGTGCGGACGTCGTCCTCTGCCAGAAGGGCATCGACGACATGGCCCAGCACTACCTCGCGAAGGAGGGCATCCTCGCCGTCCGCCGCGTGAAGAAGTCCGACGTCGAGTTCCTGAAGGAGGTCCTCGGCGCGACCATCGTCTCCGACCTCGATGCCCTCACCGAGGCCGACCTCGGTCGCGGGAGCGTCCGTCGCGACGACGAGGACGAGCTCTTCTACATCGAGGGCACCGGTGAGACCGCCCACGGCGTCACGCTCATCCTCCGCGGCTCCACCGACCACGTCGTCGACGAGCTCGAGCGCGGCGTCACCGACGCGCTCGACGTCGCCGCGCAGACGATCTCGGACGGTCGCGTCCTCCCCGGCGGCGGCGCCATCGAAGTCGAGGTCGCCGACCAGCTCCGCAACTACGCGGACTCCGTCAGCGGCCGCGAGCAGCTCGCCGTCGAGGCGTTCGCGGACTCCCTCGAACTCGTTCCGCGCGTCCTCGCCGAGAACGCCGGCCTCGACCCGATCGACATCCTCGTCGACCTGCGCTCCGCGCACGAGTCCGGCGAGAGCCGCACCGGCCTGAACGTCCTCACGGGCGACCTCGAGAACTCCCTCGACGCCGGTGTCGTCGAGACCGCGCACGCGAAGGAGCAGGCGATCAGTAGCGCCACCGAGGCCGCGAACCTCGTTCTCAAAATCGACGACATCATCTCCGCCGGCGACCTCTCCACCGACAAGGGTGGCGACGAGGGCGGCCCCGGCGGCGCAGGCGGCATGGGCGGCATGGGCGGCATGGGCGGCATGATGTAA
- a CDS encoding RidA family protein, translated as MKRIIETPDAPAAVGAYSQATTDGNVVYTAGQIPLTPDGETLSEEGVSTQTRQCLENVKAILEEEGLTMQDVLKTTVLLADIDDFAEMNDAYGEYFTDNPPARSAFAVADLPKGVAVEIEAVAAQRD; from the coding sequence ATGAAACGCATCATCGAGACGCCGGACGCGCCCGCCGCCGTCGGCGCGTACAGCCAAGCGACCACCGACGGGAACGTCGTCTACACCGCCGGACAGATCCCGCTCACGCCGGACGGCGAGACCCTCAGCGAGGAGGGCGTCTCGACGCAGACCCGCCAGTGTCTCGAGAACGTGAAGGCCATCCTCGAGGAGGAGGGCCTCACGATGCAGGACGTCCTCAAGACGACGGTCCTCCTCGCGGACATCGACGACTTCGCGGAGATGAACGACGCCTACGGCGAGTACTTCACGGACAACCCGCCCGCCCGGAGCGCGTTCGCGGTCGCCGACCTCCCGAAGGGCGTCGCGGTCGAGATCGAGGCGGTCGCCGCCCAGCGCGACTAG
- the ilvA gene encoding threonine ammonia-lyase: protein MLELEDVREAEAAVREVARHTPLDHSYTFSSMTGTEVHLKLENAQRTGSFKVRGAANRITRLTDAEREAGVVTASAGNHAQGVALAATRAGVDATVVMPETAPISKVKATRSYGATVELHGVDYDEAAERAHDIEAAEGRTYVHAFDDEAVMAGQGTIGVEILADLPEVDTVVVPIGGGGLISGVATAVKGIAPNVTVVGVQAEGASSVADSLRKGSVQKLEHVDTIADGIAVRGVGQHTFPVIRERVDEVVTVSDAEIANALVLLLERGKTLVEGAGAVPLAALLTGKYVYEEGETIVPVLSGGNIDLNLLTTVVMRGLVDQGRYVKLRTVLKDRPGALDTLLDVLTDERANIYAIQHDRTNRDVALSDAEVELDLETRGEEHVEGLLERLRAEGYEVELLV, encoded by the coding sequence ATGCTCGAACTGGAGGACGTCCGCGAGGCCGAAGCCGCCGTCCGCGAGGTGGCGCGGCACACGCCGCTCGATCACTCCTACACGTTCTCGTCGATGACCGGTACCGAGGTCCACTTGAAGCTCGAGAACGCCCAGCGCACCGGGTCGTTCAAGGTTCGCGGTGCCGCGAACCGCATCACGCGCCTCACCGACGCGGAGCGCGAGGCGGGCGTCGTCACGGCCTCAGCGGGGAATCACGCGCAGGGCGTCGCGCTCGCGGCGACGCGCGCGGGGGTCGACGCGACCGTGGTGATGCCCGAAACCGCGCCCATCTCGAAGGTGAAGGCCACCCGAAGCTACGGCGCGACCGTCGAGTTGCACGGCGTCGACTACGACGAGGCCGCCGAGCGCGCCCACGACATCGAGGCCGCCGAGGGCCGCACGTACGTCCACGCCTTCGACGACGAGGCGGTGATGGCGGGACAGGGCACCATCGGCGTCGAGATACTGGCGGACCTCCCCGAGGTCGACACGGTCGTCGTCCCCATCGGCGGGGGCGGCCTCATCAGCGGCGTCGCGACGGCCGTGAAGGGCATCGCGCCGAACGTCACCGTTGTCGGCGTCCAAGCCGAGGGCGCTTCGAGCGTCGCGGACAGCCTCCGGAAGGGGAGCGTGCAGAAACTCGAGCACGTCGACACCATCGCGGACGGCATCGCCGTTCGGGGCGTCGGCCAACACACCTTCCCCGTGATCCGCGAGCGCGTCGACGAGGTCGTCACCGTGAGCGACGCCGAGATCGCGAACGCGCTCGTCCTCCTCCTGGAGCGCGGGAAGACGCTCGTCGAGGGCGCGGGCGCCGTCCCGCTCGCCGCGCTCCTCACCGGCAAGTACGTCTACGAGGAGGGAGAGACAATCGTCCCCGTGCTCTCCGGCGGGAACATCGACCTCAACCTGCTCACGACCGTCGTCATGCGCGGCCTCGTCGACCAGGGCCGCTACGTCAAGCTCCGCACCGTCCTGAAGGACCGCCCGGGCGCGCTCGACACCCTCCTCGACGTCCTCACGGACGAGCGCGCGAACATCTACGCCATCCAGCACGACCGGACGAACCGGGACGTCGCGCTCTCGGACGCCGAAGTCGAACTCGACCTCGAAACTCGGGGCGAGGAGCACGTCGAGGGTCTGCTCGAGCGCCTCCGCGCGGAGGGCTACGAGGTCGAACTCCTCGTCTGA
- a CDS encoding MATE family efflux transporter, whose protein sequence is MASQTLRTLMRTVDVLVTATFSPAAVVAVGLADLYGRIPLRIGLGFGSAAIALASQDTGADADANRAEAVSSALAMGLLAGVPIALCGVSLGGPLIRLFGASGATVALGATYLGVVLATAPARHVSLVASRALQGTGDTRTPMYVTGVTNLTNITGSLVLGLGLLGVASYGVLGVAAATAASNVLSAALLVATIHYRKADLALVRPRDLVVARQLLAVAAPKIAEGFATTLAEFPFNALLLGFGTPVNAGFQIGRRVYQQVTGPLSRGYRTAVGVLVGHALGDGDPGEARYRGWATTGLAVGTVGTIGLVLVALAPDAVRLLAGGSPDALPYATSFARVYGYTAAFVAAFTVLSGALGGASETRIPLFARTTGVFGGLVGGTYALGVVLGWGPLGAYVAVGGQYVWMAAVAVVGFACSDWARRATDMMAERGSTTPDD, encoded by the coding sequence ATGGCCTCCCAGACCCTCCGCACGCTGATGCGGACCGTCGACGTCCTCGTCACCGCGACGTTCTCCCCCGCCGCCGTCGTCGCCGTCGGTCTCGCCGATCTCTACGGGCGCATCCCCCTCCGTATCGGCCTCGGCTTCGGGAGCGCCGCCATCGCGCTCGCCAGCCAAGACACCGGCGCGGACGCCGACGCCAACCGCGCCGAAGCCGTCTCCAGCGCCCTCGCCATGGGCCTCCTCGCCGGCGTCCCAATCGCCCTCTGCGGCGTCTCCCTCGGCGGACCGCTCATCCGACTCTTCGGCGCGAGCGGCGCCACCGTCGCCCTCGGCGCCACCTACCTCGGCGTCGTCCTCGCCACCGCGCCCGCGCGCCACGTCTCCCTCGTCGCCTCGCGCGCCCTCCAAGGCACCGGTGACACCCGCACCCCGATGTACGTTACCGGCGTCACGAACCTCACCAACATCACCGGGTCGCTCGTCCTCGGTCTCGGCCTCCTCGGCGTGGCGTCCTACGGCGTCCTCGGCGTCGCGGCCGCCACCGCCGCCTCCAACGTCCTCTCCGCCGCCCTCCTCGTCGCCACCATCCACTACCGAAAGGCCGACCTCGCGCTCGTCCGACCGCGCGACCTCGTCGTCGCCCGCCAGCTCCTCGCCGTCGCCGCGCCCAAGATCGCCGAAGGCTTCGCCACCACGCTCGCCGAATTCCCCTTCAACGCGCTCCTCCTCGGCTTCGGCACGCCCGTCAACGCCGGCTTCCAGATCGGCCGACGCGTCTACCAACAGGTCACCGGGCCGCTCTCCCGGGGGTACAGAACCGCCGTCGGCGTCCTCGTCGGCCACGCGCTCGGCGACGGCGACCCCGGCGAAGCGCGCTATCGCGGCTGGGCGACCACCGGCCTCGCCGTCGGCACCGTCGGCACCATCGGCCTCGTGCTCGTCGCCCTCGCCCCCGACGCCGTTCGCCTCCTCGCCGGCGGCTCGCCCGACGCGCTCCCCTACGCGACCTCGTTCGCGCGCGTCTACGGCTACACCGCCGCGTTCGTCGCCGCGTTCACCGTCCTCTCCGGCGCGCTCGGTGGGGCCTCCGAGACCCGCATCCCGCTCTTCGCGCGCACCACCGGCGTCTTCGGCGGCCTCGTCGGGGGCACCTACGCGCTCGGCGTCGTCCTCGGCTGGGGACCCCTCGGCGCCTACGTCGCCGTCGGCGGCCAGTACGTCTGGATGGCCGCCGTCGCCGTCGTCGGCTTCGCCTGCTCCGACTGGGCGCGACGCGCCACCGACATGATGGCCGAACGCGGGAGCACCACCCCCGACGACTAG
- a CDS encoding DUF6276 family protein encodes MSCQRCGAETVAFRVPEALGEYLPDDRPGAELCTRCLAVAPVDDPPEENPDFRTVSDAFPPNEEAGAALACLLALVESLVLYRAEIEAVATDAETRGADVLLFFERLAADDSLEPFFDVERRTRQLEQFL; translated from the coding sequence ATGTCCTGTCAGCGCTGTGGCGCCGAGACGGTCGCGTTTCGCGTCCCCGAGGCGTTGGGCGAGTATCTCCCGGACGACCGCCCGGGCGCGGAGCTCTGTACGCGCTGTCTCGCGGTCGCGCCGGTCGACGACCCGCCGGAGGAGAACCCGGATTTCCGGACGGTCAGCGACGCGTTCCCGCCGAACGAGGAGGCGGGCGCGGCGCTCGCGTGCCTGCTCGCGCTCGTGGAGTCGCTCGTCCTCTATCGCGCGGAGATCGAGGCGGTGGCGACGGACGCGGAGACGCGCGGCGCGGACGTGTTGCTCTTCTTCGAGCGTCTCGCGGCCGACGATTCGCTCGAGCCGTTCTTCGACGTCGAGCGCCGGACGCGCCAGCTCGAGCAGTTCCTCTAG